A single Vicinamibacteria bacterium DNA region contains:
- a CDS encoding phospholipid carrier-dependent glycosyltransferase, whose translation MTFSRRDLGWAALLALLAAAFRLPGLGYPPETYFDEVYHAKAAAQYLAGEAPTEWVHPPTAKLLIAVPVWLFGYKPWAWRLAPALAGILLAPTFFLFARRLLATERAALLASVLLLSDGVYLVQSRIAMTNIFAVLFQVAAALLILDSVLGERLPGWKMIGAGLLLGLALSTRWTSLWAAAFLGLVVLVVRGRRIFRLRELLLTAVAFVVLPVVIYILSYLPLQILRPGLEPWHHHLSELWDLQLEVWRYHANLNATHPYFSKWWTWPWLYRPTWYFYQPVGDRVRGIMAIGNPALWWVSVPVTLYSLLTGLKARDPRRLFAAAGFALLYLPWGISPRTLNYSHYLFEAIPYACLSLGMLLDGWWDGRAGPLARGYLAVVVLLFFFFLPFLTALPVPSTWYFGQTPLHLRLWTWFPSWV comes from the coding sequence ATGACCTTTTCGCGACGGGACCTCGGGTGGGCCGCCCTCCTGGCCCTTCTCGCCGCCGCCTTCCGCCTGCCCGGGCTCGGCTATCCCCCGGAGACCTACTTCGACGAGGTCTACCATGCGAAGGCCGCGGCCCAGTACCTAGCGGGAGAGGCTCCCACGGAATGGGTTCATCCCCCCACGGCCAAGCTCCTGATCGCGGTCCCCGTGTGGCTCTTCGGGTACAAGCCTTGGGCCTGGCGGCTGGCTCCCGCCCTCGCCGGTATCCTTCTCGCTCCCACCTTCTTTCTCTTCGCCCGCCGCCTCCTGGCTACGGAGCGCGCCGCGCTCCTGGCCTCCGTCCTGCTGCTCTCGGACGGGGTCTACCTGGTCCAGAGCCGCATCGCCATGACCAACATCTTCGCCGTCCTCTTCCAGGTGGCGGCCGCCCTCCTGATCCTGGACTCCGTCCTCGGCGAGCGTCTGCCGGGGTGGAAAATGATCGGGGCCGGGCTCCTCCTTGGCCTCGCCCTCTCCACGCGCTGGACGAGCCTTTGGGCGGCGGCCTTTCTGGGCCTCGTGGTCCTGGTGGTGCGGGGCCGCCGGATCTTCCGCTTGCGGGAGCTGCTGCTCACGGCCGTGGCCTTCGTGGTCCTGCCCGTCGTCATCTATATCCTGAGCTACTTGCCGCTGCAGATCCTGCGACCCGGCCTGGAGCCTTGGCACCACCACCTTTCGGAGTTGTGGGACCTCCAGCTGGAGGTCTGGCGGTACCACGCAAACCTGAACGCCACCCATCCCTACTTCAGCAAGTGGTGGACCTGGCCCTGGCTCTATCGGCCGACCTGGTACTTCTACCAGCCGGTGGGGGACAGGGTGCGCGGGATCATGGCCATCGGGAACCCCGCGCTCTGGTGGGTGTCGGTTCCGGTCACCCTTTATTCCCTCCTGACCGGGCTCAAGGCCCGGGACCCCCGGCGGCTCTTCGCGGCCGCCGGCTTCGCCCTGCTCTACCTTCCCTGGGGCATCTCGCCCCGCACCCTCAACTACAGCCACTACCTCTTCGAGGCCATCCCCTATGCCTGCTTGAGCCTGGGCATGCTGCTCGACGGGTGGTGGGACGGACGGGCCGGCCCCTTGGCGCGCGGCTATCTCGCGGTCGTGGTCCTCCTCTTCTTCTTCTTTCTGCCCTTCCTGACCGCCCTGCCCGTCCCCTCCACCTGGTACTTCGGCCAGACACCCCTCCATCTCCGCCTCTGGACGTGGTTCCCGAGCTGGGTCTAA